A DNA window from Ancylothrix sp. D3o contains the following coding sequences:
- a CDS encoding ATP-binding cassette domain-containing protein: protein MKKTILNSSTIETYQVRLDQVSLTTSLGSQYLVKDISFEINAGEKVAIVGPSGAGKTSLLRLLNRLSEPTSGSIYIENQDYRLLPAIQLRRDIMLVQQESKLLGMPVKDSLVYGLKLQNLNPQIIRDRLITWIEKMRLPNDWMERTEVQLSAGQRQWVAITRALITQPKILLLDEPTSALDAGRGTQLISVLKELASTTKTTILMVNHQLDMVEEFATRVLHIQEGKLIADMPASQINWQHLRQSLIEAEQKAAEEWD, encoded by the coding sequence TTGAAAAAAACTATCCTAAATTCCTCAACCATAGAAACTTATCAAGTGCGCCTCGATCAAGTCAGCCTCACTACCTCCCTGGGTTCCCAGTATTTAGTTAAAGATATCTCTTTTGAAATCAATGCCGGGGAAAAAGTGGCCATTGTTGGCCCTTCTGGGGCCGGCAAAACTTCTTTGTTACGCTTACTAAATCGTCTCAGCGAACCCACCAGCGGGTCAATTTATATAGAAAATCAAGATTACCGGCTTTTACCAGCTATTCAACTTCGCCGCGACATTATGCTGGTACAACAAGAATCAAAACTTTTAGGAATGCCGGTAAAAGATAGCCTGGTTTATGGGTTAAAACTGCAAAACTTGAATCCCCAAATTATTCGAGATCGTCTGATTACATGGATAGAAAAAATGCGCTTACCCAATGATTGGATGGAAAGAACAGAAGTGCAATTATCCGCCGGTCAGCGTCAATGGGTAGCCATAACACGAGCCTTAATAACACAGCCAAAAATTCTTTTACTTGATGAGCCAACCTCCGCCTTAGATGCCGGTCGGGGAACACAGCTTATCTCCGTTTTAAAAGAACTCGCCAGCACCACAAAAACTACAATCTTAATGGTAAATCACCAGTTAGATATGGTGGAAGAATTCGCTACTCGCGTGCTGCACATTCAGGAAGGTAAATTAATTGCAGATATGCCGGCATCCCAAATAAACTGGCAGCATCTACGCCAAAGCTTAATTGAAGCCGAACAAAAAGCCGCTGAAGAATGGGATTAA
- a CDS encoding DUF4079 domain-containing protein → MNLPSFLWLWKIAAWSMGFSILAYLLLAITGLSIFQARQTRSYRRRYWLRRLHYLIGISMVALVLLLLFIGIIGTLGHYGTLGHSGHFIAGFTVVALVLISAWSATQISPQRRWARWVHISTNFVLFLAFSWVSWTGWLVVQKYLP, encoded by the coding sequence TTGAATCTGCCTTCCTTTTTGTGGTTGTGGAAAATAGCAGCTTGGTCGATGGGATTTTCCATCCTCGCTTATCTGCTACTAGCAATAACCGGCCTATCGATTTTTCAGGCAAGGCAAACTCGTAGCTACCGGCGCCGGTATTGGCTGCGAAGGTTGCATTACCTGATTGGTATCTCTATGGTAGCCTTGGTGCTGTTATTGCTTTTTATCGGCATTATTGGCACTCTCGGACACTACGGGACACTTGGCCATTCAGGCCATTTCATCGCCGGTTTTACGGTCGTAGCTTTAGTTTTAATATCTGCTTGGAGTGCAACACAAATTAGCCCCCAACGCCGCTGGGCAAGATGGGTTCATATTTCCACAAATTTCGTTTTATTTTTGGCTTTTTCTTGGGTTTCTTGGACTGGTTGGCTCGTTGTGCAAAAATATTTACCGTAA
- a CDS encoding DUF1830 domain-containing protein — MAQILDPIPTDRSDRHIVCCYVNATSKIQIARITNIQNWYFERVVFPGQRLVFESFAEGLLEIHTGMMASAILSDKIPCNRLRISEQKSAGVDLGGEIKEEAINIIKTGVEAIAKNRPISRPMRAAALTTVD, encoded by the coding sequence ATGGCTCAAATCCTTGATCCCATCCCCACTGACCGCAGCGACCGGCACATTGTTTGCTGCTATGTTAATGCAACCAGCAAAATACAAATCGCACGGATCACAAATATTCAAAACTGGTATTTTGAGCGGGTAGTCTTCCCCGGCCAGCGCTTGGTATTTGAATCTTTTGCCGAAGGGCTTTTAGAAATCCATACTGGAATGATGGCGAGTGCAATTTTATCAGATAAAATTCCCTGCAATCGACTACGGATCAGCGAACAAAAAAGCGCTGGCGTTGACTTAGGCGGGGAGATAAAAGAAGAAGCGATCAACATTATTAAAACGGGGGTTGAAGCAATTGCCAAAAATCGCCCGATCTCCAGACCTATGAGGGCCGCAGCTTTAACAACAGTTGATTAA
- a CDS encoding photosystem II high light acclimation radical SAM protein has protein sequence MTDRILYVRLPCNPIFPIGVVYLSDHVHKLFPDVEQRIFDLGTVPPLDFGSALDACVNEFKPTLLVYSWRDIQIYAPVGGRGGNPLQNAFEFYYAKNPFLKLRGALGGLRITTAYYTELWRNLGLIKRGLKTAKKYNPQARVVVGGGAVSVFYEQLGNSLPAGTIVSVGEGETLLEKLLKKQDLSDERCYVAGETIPRERLIHEKPTPIEKTACNYDYIETIWPEFQYYLQDKDFYIGVQTKRGCPHNCCYCIYTVIEGKQVRVNPADEVVAEMQQLYKRGVRNFWFTDAQFIPARKFMDDVVELLNKIIDSGMTDIHWAAYIRADNLTPEICDLMAKTGMNYFEIGITSGSQELVRKMRMGYNLRTVLENCRDLKAAGFNDLVSVNYSFNVIDETYETIRQTIAYHRELERIFGEDKVEPAIFFIGLQPHTILEEYAFKKNILKPGYDPMSIMPWTARKLLWNPEPFGSFFGEVCLQAWQQNPNDFGREVMRILEQRLGCAPLEEALSAPVVEDKPKELVSA, from the coding sequence ATGACAGACCGCATTTTGTACGTTCGCCTACCATGCAACCCCATCTTTCCCATTGGGGTTGTTTACCTCAGTGATCACGTCCACAAACTTTTCCCAGACGTGGAACAGCGTATTTTTGACTTGGGAACCGTCCCACCCTTGGACTTTGGCAGTGCGTTAGATGCCTGTGTAAACGAATTTAAACCCACCCTGCTTGTATATTCGTGGCGGGATATCCAAATTTATGCGCCGGTGGGTGGACGCGGCGGAAACCCTCTGCAAAACGCTTTTGAATTTTATTACGCCAAAAATCCCTTCCTCAAACTACGGGGCGCGTTGGGAGGACTGCGGATCACCACCGCTTATTACACCGAACTTTGGCGCAATTTAGGATTAATAAAACGCGGCTTAAAAACTGCAAAAAAATACAATCCCCAAGCGCGGGTAGTGGTGGGTGGTGGTGCAGTTAGCGTTTTTTACGAACAATTAGGAAATAGTTTACCGGCCGGCACCATTGTATCTGTAGGAGAAGGCGAAACCCTCCTCGAAAAATTGCTCAAAAAGCAAGACCTTAGCGATGAACGCTGTTATGTGGCCGGTGAAACAATTCCCCGTGAAAGATTAATTCACGAAAAACCGACACCCATTGAAAAAACCGCCTGTAACTACGACTACATCGAGACTATTTGGCCAGAATTTCAATATTACTTGCAAGACAAAGACTTTTACATCGGCGTGCAAACAAAACGCGGTTGCCCGCATAACTGTTGTTATTGCATTTATACCGTCATTGAAGGCAAGCAAGTAAGAGTTAATCCCGCTGATGAAGTTGTCGCAGAAATGCAGCAACTTTATAAACGCGGAGTTAGAAATTTCTGGTTTACTGACGCGCAATTTATCCCAGCGCGAAAGTTTATGGATGATGTGGTGGAATTGCTGAATAAAATCATCGATTCGGGGATGACTGATATTCATTGGGCTGCCTATATTCGGGCGGATAATTTAACGCCAGAAATATGCGACTTGATGGCAAAAACCGGCATGAATTATTTTGAGATCGGTATTACCAGCGGTTCTCAAGAACTGGTGCGAAAAATGCGGATGGGTTACAATCTCCGCACGGTTTTGGAAAATTGCCGTGATTTAAAAGCTGCGGGCTTTAATGATTTGGTTTCGGTTAATTACTCGTTTAATGTGATTGATGAAACCTACGAAACTATCCGCCAAACTATTGCTTATCACCGGGAGTTAGAGCGAATTTTTGGTGAAGATAAGGTGGAACCTGCTATTTTCTTTATTGGGTTGCAACCGCATACAATTTTGGAAGAGTATGCTTTTAAGAAGAATATTCTTAAACCTGGTTACGATCCGATGAGTATAATGCCTTGGACAGCTAGAAAGTTGCTTTGGAATCCTGAACCTTTTGGCTCATTTTTTGGCGAGGTTTGTTTGCAAGCGTGGCAACAAAATCCTAATGATTTTGGACGCGAGGTTATGCGGATTTTAGAGCAACGTTTGGGCTGTG